One Brassica napus cultivar Da-Ae chromosome A1, Da-Ae, whole genome shotgun sequence genomic region harbors:
- the LOC106442856 gene encoding deSI-like protein At4g17486 — MTEVVLHIYDVTNSGSEKTNNTILQINRFFKDGIRLGGIFHSAIQVYGDEEWSYGFCEQGTGVFSCPSSKNPMYTYREKIVLGKTECTIFMVNQILRELSREWPGHSYDLLSKNCNHFCDVLCDVLGVPKLPGWVNRFAHAGDTALEVAGNTAMRIKQAKTEIVSASKVAYRFLSNVTSNVTNGSNGSQQRPGTLTSSDNGNSRLQGSWFKGLLNTSKPSTSTEIDNKDEDANQQRKQSRDSAPLHHSAFG; from the exons ATGACGGAGGTTGTTCTACACATATACGACGTGACCAACAGTGGATCGGAGAAGACGAACAACACCATCCTCCAGATCAACAGGTTCTTCAAAGACGGTATTCGCCTTGGCGGCATCTTCCACAGCGCCATTCAG GTGTATGGGGATGAGGAATGGTCTTATGGGTTTTGTGAGCAAGGAACTGGTGTATTCAGCTGTCCTAGCAGCAAGAACCCTATGTACACTTATCGTGAGAAAATCGTTCTTGGGAAGACTGAATGCACCATTTTCATGGTGAATCAGATATTGCGTGAGCTCAGCAGGGAATGGCCTGGACATTCGTATGATCTCTTGTCTAAAAATTGCAATCACTTCTGTGATGTACTCTGTGATGTACTTGGCGTGCCAAAGCTCCCAG GTTGGGTGAATCGATTTGCTCATGCTGGTGACACGGCCTTGGAAGTGGCAGGAAACACAGCGATGAGG ATAAAGCAAGCCAAAACTGAAATAGTATCAGCTAGTAAAGTGGCTTATCGCTTCCTTTCCAATGTTACCTCAAACGTAACCAACGGCTCGAATGGCTCTCAACAACGGCCTGGAACCCTCACCAGTTCAGACAATGGCAACTCGAGATTGCAAGGTAGTTGGTTCAAAGGGTTACTCAACACTTCAAAACCCTCCACTAGTACAGAGATAGATAACAAAGATGAAGATGCAAATCAGCAGAGAAAACAGAGCCGTGACTCTGCACCCCTCCACCATAGTGCATTTGGTTAA
- the LOC106359705 gene encoding B3 domain-containing protein REM9-like, which yields MANPHEPHFFKPLFPGFHSGVTIPLAFFSKHIEGKTNQKTWKLRSDASDQTWEVIQEGRTLTGGWKDFTTVHDLQIGNLVIFKHEGDMVFHVTPFGPTCCEIQYTHPHIIKEEADAGDADDNEIRGTWAMSSFSFDYCFLAEVTASNLKADKLYLPTSALNKQCQEMILVNKEENSWTASLRFSESGGMYYITRGWEKFCRDNICDIGDLFVFNLVGDGKSTPLLCVCPESKECSELLSKHLSRKRGDIASGSRVN from the exons ATGGCGAATCCACATGAACCTCATTTCTTTAAGCCTCTGTTTCCTGGTTTCCACAGTGGCGTC ACAATACCACTTGCCTTCTTCTCAAAGCACATAGAAGGGAAGACGAACCAGAAAACATGGAAACTAAGATCAGACGCTTCAGATCAAACTTGGGAAGTGATACAAGAAGGCAGGACACTCACCGGAGGTTGGAAAGATTTCACCACAGTACATGACCTTCAAATCGGTAACCTTGTCATCTTCAAACACGAAGGAGACATGGTGTTTCATGTCACTCCTTTTGGTCCTACCTGTTGTGAGATTCAGTATACACATCCTCACATCATCAAGGAAGAAGCCGACGCGGGTGATGCTGATGACAATGAGATTA GAGGAACATGGGCaatgtcttctttctcattcgACTACTGTTTTTTGGCTGAGGTCACTGCTTCAAATCTAAAAGCAGACAAACTT TATCTTCCTACTAGTGCTTTGAACAAACAATGCCAAGAGATGATACTAGTGAACAAAGAGGAAAATTCATGGACAGCGAGTTTGCGATTTAGCGAATCAGGCGGCATGTATTACATCACAAGAGGCTGGGAAAAGTTTTGTCGTGATAACATATGCGACATAGGAGACTTATTTGTGTTCAATCTGGTTGGAGATGGGAAATCTACTCCATTGTTGTGTGTATGTCCGGAAAGTAAAGAGTGTTCTGAACTACTGAGCAAACACTTGAGCAGAAAGCGTG GTGACATTGCTTCTGGCTCACGGGTGAATTAG
- the LOC106442900 gene encoding uncharacterized protein LOC106442900, with protein MDNAVCKQVQPIARKGKSKKHNGKDEFDRVKQAEKKKRRLEKALANSAAIRAELEKKKQRKLEEQQRLDEEGAAIAEAVALHVLLGEDSDDSSRVMLGQEKGCFKMDLFTGERTNYVPRQSCASYAVQGIGFVSNGYGLGDSNWSPFTRESWDSNMGVSADLIAAQAVSSLRISENTDRNAFVLKGMFRG; from the coding sequence ATGGATAACGCGGTGTGCAAGCAAGTTCAGCCAATAGCTAGGAAagggaagagcaagaaacataATGGTAAAGATGAATTCGATCGTGTCAAACAagctgagaagaagaagaggcgtCTCGAGAAAGCTCTGGCTAATTCTGCAGCCATCAGGGCTGAGCTGGaaaagaagaagcagaggaaACTTGAAGAGCAACAGAGGTTAGATGAAGAAGGTGCTGCAATAGCAGAAGCTGTTGCTCTGCACGTCCTACTCGGGGAAGATTCTGATGACTCATCTCGAGTCATGCTTGGCCAAGAAAAGGGTTGTTTCAAGATGGATCTGTTTACAGGTGAAAGAACCAACTACGTGCCTCGCCAGAGCTGCGCTAGCTACGCGGTTCAAGGGATTGGGTTTGTATCCAACGGTTATGGACTAGGAGACAGTAACTGGTCACCCTTCACGAGGGAGTCTTGGGATAGCAACATGGGAGTATCAGCTGATCTGATCGCTGCTCAGGCTGTCTCATCACTAAGGATATCTGAAAACACTGACAGGAATGCCTTTGTGCTTAAGGGGATGTTCAGGGGATGA
- the LOC106442871 gene encoding deSI-like protein At4g17486: MAEVVVHIYDVTNTGSDKTNNTILQINRIFKDGIGLGGIFHSAIQVYGNDEWSYGYCEQGTGVFRCPSSKNPMYTYREKIVLGRTDCTIFMVNQIFRELTREWPGHTYDLLSRNCNHFCDVLCDRLGVPKLPGWVNRFAHAGDTALEVAETTAMRLKQAKTELLSASKVAYRFLSNVTSSVTNSSNGSPQQPGTVNNSDNVNSRMQGTWLKGMLNTSKPSTSTEIENKDEDANHDSEVLQFQQQP; this comes from the exons ATGGCGGAGGTTGTTGTGCACATATACGATGTGACCAACACTGGATCAGACAAAACCAACAACACCATTCTTCAGATCAACAGGATCTTCAAAGACGGCATCGGTCTAGGCGGCATTTTCCACAGCGCCATTCAG gtgtatggaaacgaTGAGTGGTCTTATGGGTATTGTGAGCAAGGCACTGGTGTCTTCAGATGTCCTAGCAGCAAGAATCCAATGTACACTTATCGTGAGAAAATTGTTCTTGGGAGGACAGATTGTACAATCTTTATGGTTAATCAGATATTCCGTGAGCTCACCAGGGAATGGCCAGGACATACTTATGATCTCTTGTCTAGAAACTGCAACCACTTCTGTGATGTACTCTGTGATAGGCTTGGTGTGCCGAAGCTCCCAG GTTGGGTGAACCGTTTTGCGCATGCTGGCGACACAGCTTTGGAAGTAGCAGAAACCACAGCGATGCGG TTAAAGCAAGCCAAAACTGAGCTTCTATCAGCTAGTAAAGTAGCCTATCGCTTCCTTTCGAATGTCACCTCAAGCGTAACCAACAGCAGCAATGGCTCACCACAACAGCCTGGAACCGTCAACAATTCAGACAATGTGAACTCGAGAATGCAAGGCACTTGGCTCAAAGGGATGCTAAACACTTCGAAACCTTCCACAAGCACAGAGATAGAGAACAAAGATGAAGATGCAAATCATGACTCTGAGGTTCTACAGTTTCAGCAGCAACCGTAA
- the LOC106442909 gene encoding protochlorophyllide-dependent translocon component 52, chloroplastic — MEAALATCTLPSPRILKPKPRFRCSLPNPKPISPNSPTFKSPPPSKSNLFTTAVSSSPAVAPTNSPPEPEPGSDSSSEKFDWYANWYPVMPICDLDKKVPHGKRVMGIDVVVWWDRNESQWKVMDDTCPHRLAPLSDGRIDQWGRLQCVYHGWCFNGKGDCKLIPQAPPDGPPVHTFKQACVAVYPSTVQHEILWFWPNSDPKYKNVLETNKPPFIPELEDPSFTKLVANRDIPYGYDVLVENLMDPAHVPYAHYGLMRVGKPKEKVDREGGKPLEITVKRLDNEGFFARQEWGYANFIAPCVYRASTEPLREEDKDSITSEKGPLKNRKLSLIFICIPVSPGRSRLIWTFPRNFGVAIDKIVPRWVFHIGQNKILDSDLHLLHVEERKILERGPENWQKACFIPTKSDALVVTFRRWFNKYSGAQVDWRGKYDPSLLPPTPPREQLFDRYWSHVENCSSCKKAHKYLNAFEVILQIASVALIGVMAVTKQIAMSNVARSVVVVAAVLSFAASKWLSQFIYKTFHYHDYNHALV; from the exons ATGGAAGCTGCTCTTGCAACATGCACTCTTCCATCTCCGCGAATCCTCAAACCAAAGCCTCGATTCAGATGCTCTCTCCCCAATCCAAAACCCATCTCTCCAAACTCACCCACCTTCAAATCCCCACCGCCGTCAAAATCCAACCTTTTCACAACCGCGGTCTCGTCATCACCCGCCGTCGCCCCGACGAACTCCCCGCCGGAACCCGAACCCGGATCGGACTCGTCGTCGGAGAAGTTCGACTGGTACGCTAACTGGTACCCGGTGATGCCCATCTGCGACCTCGACAAGAAGGTTCCGCACGGGAAGAGAGTCATGGGGATCGATGTGGTGGTCTGGTGGGACAGGAACGAGAGCCAGTGGAAAGTTATGGACGACACGTGTCCTCATCGCCTTGCTCCCTTGTCAGACGGGAGGATTGATCAGTGGGGGAGGTTGCAGTGTGTGTATCATGGATGGTGCTTCAACGGTAAGGGTGATTGTAAGCTCATTCCTCAAGCTCCTCCTGATGGTCCTCCG GTGCACACGTTCAAGCAAGCATGTGTAGCTGTTTACCCAAGTACAGTGCAGCATGAGATCCTTTGGTTTTGGCCCAACAGTGATCCTAAGTACAAGAATGTTCTTGAGACCAACAAGCCTCCTTTCATTCCAGAGTTGGAAGACCCATCGTTCACTAAACTCGTGGCAAATCGAGATATTCCCTATGG GTACGATGTGTTGGTGGAGAACCTCATGGACCCGGCTCATGTTCCCTATGCACATTATGGACTAATGCGGGTTGGTAAACCAAAAG AGAAAGTGGACAGAGAAGGGGGAAAACCACTCGAGATCACCGTGAAAAGGCTAGACAACGAAGGGTTCTTTGCAAGACAAGAATGGGGTTATGCTAATTTTATCGCACCATGTGTGTACCGAGCTTCCACAGAGCCATTAAGAGAGGAGGATAAGGATTCTATCACATCTGAAAAG GGGCCATTGAAGAATCGCAAATTGTCATTGATCTTTATATGCATTCCGGTCAGCCCCGGTCGCAGTAGGTTGATATGGACGTTTCCTAGAAACTTCGGGGTAGCTATTGATAAGATTGTTCCTAGATGGGTGTTCCACATAGGTCAAAACAAGATTCTAGACTCAGACTTGCACCTCCTTCATGTCGAGGAGAGGAAGATACTGGAGAGGGGCCCTGAGAACTGGCAAAAAGCTTGCTTCATCCCAACAAAATCAGACGCCCTTGTGGTTACGTTCAGGAGATGGTTCAACAAGTACAGTGGAGCTCAAGTCGATTGGAGAGGGAAGTATGatccatctcttcttcctccaacGCCTCCTCGAGAACAGCTCTTCGACAG GTATTGGTCGCATGTGGAGAACTGTAGCAGCTGCAAGAAAGCTCACAAATATCTCAACGCTTTTGAGGTGATCTTGCAGATAGCATCGGTTGCTTTGATCGGAGTTATGGCCGTGACGAAGCAGATTGCGATGTCTAATGTGGCTAGAAGCGTGGTGGTTGTGGCGGCCGTGTTGAGTTTTGCGGCTTCGAAGTGGCTATCGCAGTTCATCTACAAGACGTTTCATTACCATGACTACAACCATGCTCTTGTTTGA
- the LOC106442879 gene encoding uncharacterized protein LOC106442879, with amino-acid sequence MDHVVCKQVQPLARKGKKKHNGKDEFDRVKQAEKKKRRLEKALATSAAIRAELEKKKQRKLEEQQRLDEEGAAIAEAAALHVLLGEDSDDGFMLGEGKCCKIDLFRGERTNYVPRQSCASYAVQGGIGFQTNGYGRGDSNWSVPYNPSMRGAWDNNNNMGISADLIAAQVVSSLHISENNDRNAFVFNRMFQG; translated from the coding sequence ATGGATCACGTTGTGTGCAAGCAAGTTCAACCACTAGCTAGGAAAGGGAAGAAGAAACATAATGGTAAAGATGAATTCGATCGTGTCAAACAagctgagaagaagaagagacgtcTTGAGAAAGCTCTTGCTACTTCTGCAGCCATCCGGGCTGAGCTGGaaaagaagaagcagaggaaACTTGAAGAGCAACAGAGGTTAGATGAAGAAGGTGCTGCAATAGCAGAGGCTGCTGCTCTGCACGTCCTACTGGGCGAAGATTCTGATGATGGTTTCATGCTTGGAGAGGGAAAGTGTTGCAAGATTGATCTGTTTAGAGGTGAAAGAACAAACTATGTTCCTCGCCAGAGTTGCGCAAGCTATGCGGTTCAAGGAGGGATTGGGTTTCAGACGAACGGTTATGGACGTGGAGATAGTAACTGGTCTGTGCCATACAATCCATCCATGAGGGGTGCTTGggataacaacaacaacatgggAATATCTGCAGATTTGATTGCTGCTCAGGTAGTCTCTTCCCTGCACATATCTGAGAACAATGATAGGAACGCTTTTGTCTTCAATAGGATGTTCCAGGGATGA
- the LOC106442837 gene encoding beta-carotene 3-hydroxylase 1, chloroplastic-like, translating to MAAGLSTALTFKPLHRAFSSSSSLRLHHPTSLTGLPSSLLRFRGLSVCYVVSDRRQSSPINNDESPEKTSSLDTNAIDAEYLALRLAEKLERKKSERFTYLIAAVMSSFGITSMAIMAVYYRFSWQMEGGEIPMSEMFGTFALSVGAAVGMEFWARWAHKALWHASLWNMHESHHKPREGPFELNDVFAIVNAVPAIALLSYGFFNKGLVPGLCFGAGLGITVFGIAYMFVHDGLVHKRFPVGPIADVPYLRKVAAAHQLHHTDKFDGVPYGLFLGPKELEEVGGDEELEKEISRRIKLYKKGSSS from the exons atggcGGCAGGTCTATCAACCGCCCTAACATTCAAGCCGCTCCACCGCgctttctcttcctcctccagTCTCCGCCTGCACCATCCAACTTCCTTAACCGGATTGCCGTCGTCTCTCCTCCGCTTCAGAGGATTATCCGTCTGCTACGTCGTCTCGGATCGGAGGCAGAGTTCTCCAATCAACAATGATGAGAGTCCAGAGAAAACAAGCTCTCTGGACACGAACGCCATAGACGCGGAGTACCTCGCGCTGCGTCTGGCTGAGAAGCTGGAGAGGAAGAAATCGGAGAGGTTCACTTATCTGATAGCCGCAGTGATGTCGAGCTTCGGTATCACTTCTATGGCTATTATGGCCGTTTACTACCGATTCTCTTGGCAGATGGAg GGAGGTGAGATCCCAATGTCGGAGATGTTCGGTACATTCGCTCTATCTGTTGGTGCTGCT GTTGGTATGGAGTTTTGGGCAAGATGGGCTCATAAAGCTCTCTGGCACGCTTCTTTATGGAACATGCATGAG TCACATCACAAACCTAGAGAAGGTCCGTTTGAGTTGAACGATGTGTTCGCCATAGTCAACGCTGTTCCTGCGATTGCTCTCCTCTCTTATGGTTTCTTCAATAAAGGACTCGTTCCTGGCCTCTGCTTTGGCGCA GGGTTAGGAATAACAGTGTTTGGAATCGCCTACATGTTTGTCCACGATGGTTTGGTGCACAAGAGGTTCCCTGTGGGTCCCATCGCCGACGTTCCTTATCTCCGAAAGGTCGCTGCCGCTCACCAG CTGCATCACACAGACAAATTCGATGGTGTGCCATATGGGCTGTTTCTTGGACCAAAG GAACTGGAAGAAgttggaggagatgaagagttagAGAAAGAGATAAGTCGGAGAATCAAACTGTACAAAAAGGGGTCGAGTTCTTGA